One window of Calypte anna isolate BGI_N300 chromosome 9, bCalAnn1_v1.p, whole genome shotgun sequence genomic DNA carries:
- the SNED1 gene encoding sushi, nidogen and EGF-like domain-containing protein 1 isoform X3, with protein MGALAFWALLVALGEWLWAGGVVPLADFYPFGPTQGDAATRKQDDGGSELRPLSVPFPFFGAGHTGLYVNNNGIISFLKEVSQFTPVAFPISKDRRVVAAFWADVDNRRAGDVYYRESTDQPILERASRDIAQYFPEFPGFAAQWVFIATWYRVTFFGGSSFSPVNTFQIVLITDGKLSFTIFNYESITWTTGMHASSGGDFAGLGGIAAQAGFNAGDGKRYFNIPGSRTDDIADVEMTTNVGIPGRWVFRIDDAQVQVGGCSNTTSVCLTLRPCLNGGKCIEDCITGNPSYTCSCLAGFTGKRCHVDVDECLSHPCQNGATCLNGAGSFSCRCPPGFRGTICETEESPCESKVCQNGGRCQAANGTAVCVCQAGYTGADCQTEVNECESSPCLNGGHCVDLVDNYTCACLEPFVGQRCETDSSSCEGRSCRNRQTCNYIRPGRYICTCSPGYYGNNCQYGGPRVPGACLSHPCQNAGSCLETEQGYICECQEGYTGQDCRDKLSEGCECRNGGSCLEGNVTICQCPPGFFGLLCEFEVTTTPCNVNTQCPDGGYCMEYGGSYLCVCHTDYGTNHTMPSPCDSEPCLNGGSCEIHDDSYTCECPQGFLGKHCEKAKPRLCSTGPCRNGGTCREADGEYHCTCPYRFTGKHCEIGKPDPCASGPCQNGGTCFHYIGKYKCDCPPGYAGRHCEIVPSPCFLSPCENGATCEDLGAGYTCTCPVGYVGKHCQSEVDCGIPSEVKHAQASFSSTKVGSLAEYQCELGYTLSQHNHPRVCRLPGVWSDPPECDEIDECQSQPCLNGGQCKDRVAEFLCLCEPGYTGHHCESDVDECQSEPCKNGGTCRDLPGSFACYCPEGFVGIQCETEVDACESDPCQNGGGCESYRGSYLCVCPEGFFGYHCETASDPCFSSPCGSRGYCLPGNGTHSCTCKVSYTGKSCEKELLPPTSLKVERVEDTGVLISWHPPEDAAARQLIDGYAVTYVSLDGSYRRTDFVDRSRSAHQLLALASGRAYNISVFSVKRNVNNKNDISKPVMLTTRTRPRPVEGFEIMNVTASAITVQWALHRLKHSAVSRVRVSIRQLGDLADRTVELNSSVAKYTFLDLQPGERYIIHVTTLSGLGTEDHPSESLAVAPFHVWTRPLPPQNLTASRVTATSVSLAWEQPPAGAVEGYIINVTTAQSVKSRYVPNGKLVSYTVRDLLPRQQYRLSVTAVQNTEQGQLHSEPIHLYVTTLQRDGAPERRWSQAGHSRVLRNRLPPALLPELRLLADHDTAEEPLPAPRFTELVDGRGRISTRFGTAQGKSITVKTQPEAPVKLENMEAPSQASLALQLRKTKSKSEGQNCSTNPCRNGGTCARDTKFYHCDCRPGFKGRLCELGTEESTRYTRTSATRRAARALVLRRQPAENQATVTH; from the exons ATGGGGGCGTTGGCGTTCTGGGCCCTGCTGGTGGCCCTGGGCGAGTGGTTGTGGGCGGGTGGCGTGGTGCCGCTGGCGGATTTTTATCCCTTCGGGCCCACGCAAGGCGATGCAGCCACGCGGAAGCAGGACGACGGCGGCTCCGAGCTGCGGCCCCTCTCCgtccccttccctttcttcgGTGCGGGGCACACCGGCCTCTAT GTGAACAACAACGGGATCATCTCGTTCCTGAAGGAGGTTTCCCAGTTCACACCAGTGGCCTTCCCGATCTCCAAGGACCGGCGTGTGGTGGCTGCTTTCTGGGCTGATGTGGACAACCGGCGTGCGGGTGACGTCTATTACCGGGAGAGCACCGACCAGCCCATCTTGGAGAGAGCAAGCAGGGACATTGCACAGTATTTCCCTGAATTCCCGGGGTTTGCAGCACAGTGGGTCTTCATCGCCACCTGGTACCGAGTGACCTTCTTCGGGGGCAGTTCATTTTCACCA gtaaACACTTTCCAGATTGTCCTCATTACGGACGGCAAGCTCTCCTTCACCATCTTCAACTATGAGTCCATCACCTGGACCACGGGTATGCACGCCAGCAGTGGGGGGGACTTTGCCGGGCTCGGAGGCATCGCGGCACAG GCAGGTTTTAATGCTGGTGATGGAAAGCGCTACTTCAACATCCCCGGATCCCGCACCGATGACATCGCTGACGTGGAGATGACGACAAATGTGGGTATCCCCGGGCGCTGGGTGTTCAGAATCGATGATGCCCAGGTGCAAGTGGGGGGCTGCAGCAATACAA CCTCTGTCTGCCTGACGCTGCGGCCCTGCCTGAACGGGGGGAAGTGTATTGAGGACTGCATCACAGGGAACCCCTCCTAcacctgctcctgcctggctggCTTCACTGGGAAGAGGTGCCATGTTG ATGTGGATGAGTGTCTCTCCCACCCATGTCAGAATGGAGCCACCTGCCTCAATGGTGCTGGCAGCTTCAGCTGCAGGTGCCCACCAGGCTTCAGAGGCACCATCTGTGAGACTG AAGAGTCACCATGTGAGAGCAAGGTGTGCCAGAATGGTGGGAGGTGCCAGGCAGCAAATGGGACggcagtgtgtgtgtgccaggCGGGGTACACGGGGGCAGACTGCCAGACAG AGGTGAACGAGTGTGAGTCCAGCCCCTGCCTGAACGGTGGGCACTGTGTCGACCTGGTTGATAACTACACCTGTGCATGCCTGGAGCCCTTCGTGGGACAGCGCTGTGAGACAG ACTCATCATCTTGtgagggcaggagctgcagaaaccGTCAGACATGCAACTACATCCGCCCTGGCCGCTACATCTGCACCTGCTCCCCGGGTTATTATGGCAATAACTGCCAGTATG GAGGGCCCCGTGTGCCCGGTGCCTGCCTCTCCCACCCATGCCAGaatgcaggcagctgcctggagACAGAACAGGGCTACATCTGTGAATGCCAGGAGGGATACACTGGGCAGGACTGTCGAGACA AGCTCTCAGAGGGCTGTGAATGTCGCAATGGAGGCAGCTGTCTGGAGGGAAATGTCACCATCTGCCAGTGCCCACCTGGGTTCTTTGGTCTCCTCTGTGAATTCG AAGTGACCACCACACCGTGCAACGTGAACACGCAGTGCCCGGATGGTGGGTACTGCATGGAGTATGGTGGGAGCTACCTCTGCGTCTGCCACACGGACTACGGCACCAACCACA CCATGCCATCCCCCTGTGACTCGGAGCCCTGCCTGAATGGGGGGTCCTGTGAGATTCATGACGACTCCTACACCTGCGAGTGTCCTCAAGGCTTCCTTGGCAAACACTGTGAGAAAG CCAAGCCGCGGCTCTGCAGCACGGGGCCCTGTCGCAACGGGGGCACCTGCAGGGAGGCAGATGGCGAGTACCACTGCACCTGCCCTTACCGCTTCACGGGCAAGCACTGCGAGATCG GTAAGCCGGACCCCTGTGCCTCAGGGCCCTGCCAGAACGGGGGCACCTGCTTTCACTACATCGGCAAGTACAAGTGTGACTGTCCCCCGGGCTACGCCGGCCGGCACTGTGAGATCG TGCCCTCCCCGTGCTTTCTGAGCCCCTGTGAGAACGGTGCTACCTGCGAGGACCTTGGAGCTGGCTACACGTGCACGTGCCCTGTGGGCTATGTAGGGAAGCACTGCCAGTCTG AGGTTGACTGTGGCATCCCCAGCGAGGTGAAGCATGCCCAGGCCTCCTTCAGTTCCACCAAAGTGGGCTCGCTGGCTGAATACCAGTGTGAGCTGGGCTACACTCTCAGTCAGCACAACCACCCTCGTGTCTGCCGCTTGCCTGGCGTCTGGAGTGACCCCCCCGAATGTGATG AGATCGATGAGTGCCAGTCCCAGCCATGCCTGAATGGCGGCCAGTGCAAGGACCGCGTTGCAGagttcctctgcctgtgtgAGCCAGGTTACACTGGCCACCACTGTGAATCAG ATGTGGACGAGTGCCAGTCAGAGCCCTGTAAGAATGGCGGAACCTGCCGAGACCTGCCCGGGTCTTTTGCTTGCTACTGTCCTGAGGGCTTTGTGGGGATTCAGTGTGAGACAG aaGTGGATGCCTGCGAGTCGGACCCTTGCCAAAATGGAGGGGGGTGCGAGAGCTACAGGGGCTCCTACCTCTGTGTGTGCCCAGAAGGTTTCTTCGGCTATCACTGTGAGACAG ccagTGACCCGTGCTTCTCCAGCCCCTGCGGGAGCAGAGGCTACTGCCTGCCTGGCAATGGCACCCACAGCTGCACCTGCAAAGTCAGCTACACAGGCAAGAGCTGCGAAAAAG AATTGCTGCCACCAACCTCATTAAAGGTGGAAAGGGTGGAGGACACTGGTGTGTTGATTTCTTGGCACCCACCTGAGGACGCAGCCGCCAGGCAACTCATTGACGGCTACGCCGTGACGTACGTATCCCTCGACGGCTCTTACCGCAGGACAGATTTTGTGGACCGAAGTCGTTCTGCCCACCAATTGCTGGCACTAGCCTCTGGCAGAGCCTAcaatatttctgtcttttcagtcAAACGCAACGTGAACAACAAGAATGATATCAGCAAGCCCGTCATGCTCACCACGCGCACTA GACCGCGTCCGGTGGAAGGCTTTGAGATCATGAACGTGACGGCCAGCGCCATCACGGTGCAATGGGCTCTCCACCGGCTCAAGCACTCCGCAGTCAGCAGGGTGCGGGTCTCCATCCGCCAGCTGGGGGACCTGGCAGACCGCACTGTGGAGCTGAACAGCAGTGTGGCCAAGTACACCTTCCT GGACCTGCAGCCAGGAGAGAGGTACATCATCCATGTCACAACACTGAGTGGCCTGGGGACGGAAGACCACCCCTCAGAAAGCCTGGCCGTGGCCCCTTTCCATGTGTGGACGA GGCCTCTCCCCCCTCAAAACCTCACTGCCTCCCGTGTCACCGCCACCTCCGTGTCTCTGGCATGGGAACAGCCTCCTGCCGGCGCCGTGGAGGGGTACATCATCAATGTCACCACTGCCCAGAGCGTGAAGAGCCGCTACGTGCCCAACGGGAAGCTCGTGTCCTACACGGTGCGGGacctgctccccaggcagcagtaCCGCCTGTCTGTGACAGCTGTACAGAACACGGAGCAGGGACAGCTGCACAGCGAGCCCATCCACCTCTACGTCACCACCT TGCAGAGGGATGGGGCTCCAGAGAGACGGTGGAGCCAAGCTGGTCACTCCCGAGTCCTCCGCAACAGGCTgcccccagctctcctgcctgAGCTCCGCTTGTTAGCAGATCATGACACAGCTGAGGAGCCCTTGCCAGCCCCCAG GTTCACAGAGCTGGTGGATGGCAGAGGGAGAATCAGTACCAGGTTTGGCACTGCACAGGGCAAATCCATCACTGTGAAGACAC AGCCAGAGGCTCCAGTGAAGCTGGAGAATATGGAGGCGCCCAGCCAGGCCAGTCTGGCACTGCAGCTGCGCAAGACAAAGAGCAAGA GCGAGGGGCAGAACTGTTCCACAAACCCCTGCAGGAATGGAGGCACCTGTGCCAGAGATACCAAATTCTACCACTGTGACTGCCGCCCGGGCTTCAAGGGCCGGCTCTGCGAGCTGG GTACAGAAGAGTCTACAAGGTACACCAGGACATCTGCTACAAGGAGAGCTGCCAGAGCACTGGTTCTGAGAAGACAACCAGCAG aaaacCAAGCAACAGTCACACACTGA